In one Trichosurus vulpecula isolate mTriVul1 chromosome 8, mTriVul1.pri, whole genome shotgun sequence genomic region, the following are encoded:
- the SERPINA10 gene encoding LOW QUALITY PROTEIN: protein Z-dependent protease inhibitor (The sequence of the model RefSeq protein was modified relative to this genomic sequence to represent the inferred CDS: deleted 1 base in 1 codon) — protein sequence MEDRQQGDSGTTGLKYILSASKTDTMKTTFGLVLFFVEVWMVLGTAKDWGPGKMETHLEVLNNHTFLDHNQMDGDEQHSQRKDALTSAEEEPWPALDRWKLLEKNANFGFNLFRKIAMKHDGNIVFSPFCLSFAMATLLLAARGQTRSQIIEGLNWQDLSSTETTLLPSFFKELKDNISQNEELALLKGSFAFIHKDFDVKETFFNLSKRYFDMEYVPVNFRNATEAKSVMNHYVNKETKGKIPKLFEQIDSEAKLILVDYIFFSGKWLSAFDPLLTEVETFHLDKYRTTKVPMMYRSDKFASTFDRNLHCQVLKLPYRGNASMLVVLVDKMGDHLAIEDYLTVELVDEWIRNMKTRKTDVFFPKFKLDQKYEVQELLKQMGMRAIFSPWADLSELSGPARNLKVSKILQRTVIDVNERGTEAAAGTASEIVAYSMPTIIRIDRPFHFMIYEETSKSLLFLGRVADPSLL from the exons AAATACATTCTCTCGGCCTCCAAAACTGAC ACTATGAAAACGACCTTCGGCCTCGTCCTCTTCTTTGTGGAAGTATGGATGGTATTGGGCACTGCTAAAGACTGGGGACCAGGGAAGATGGAAACACACCTGGAGGTTTTGAATAACCATACCTTCCTCGACCACAACCAAATGGATGGAGACGAACAACATTCCCAGAGGAAAGATGCCCTGACATCAGCTGAGGAGGAGCCTTGGCCAGCACTGGATAGGTGGAAACTCTTAGAAAAGAATGCCAACTTTGGGTTCAACCTGTTCCGAAAAATAGCCATGAAACACGATGGCAACAtagttttctctcctttctgcctttcttttgcaATGGCTACTTTATTGCTGGCAGCCAGAGGGCAGACCCGATCCCAGATCATAGAGGGCCTCAACTGGCAGGATCTAAGCAGTACAGAGACAACTCTCTTGCCTTctttcttcaaggagctcaaagaCAACATTTCTCAAAATGAAGAGCTGGCTTTATTAAAAGGGAGTTTTGCTTTTATCCACAAGGACTTTGATGTCAAAGAGACTTTCTTCAATTTGTCCAAGCGGTATTTTGACATGGAGTATGTACCTGTGAATTTCCGCAATGCCACAGAGGCCAAGAGTGTCATGAATCATTATGTGAACAAGGAGACCAAGGGGAAAATTCCCAAACTCTTTGAACAGATTGATTCTGAAGCTAAATTAATTCTTGTGGATTACATCTTCTTTAGTG GTAAATGGCTATCTGCATTTGACCCTCTTCTCACCGAAGTTGAAACCTTCCACCTGGACAAATACAGAACTACAAAGGTGCCTATGATGTACAGGTCTGACAAGTTTGCTTCAACCTTTGATAGGAACTTACATTGCCAAGTCCTCAAATTACCCTACCGAGGAAATGCAAGCATGCTCGTGGTCCTTGTGGATAAAATGGGGGACCACCTTGCCATCGAAGACTACTTAACTGTAGAGCTGGTGGACGAATGGATCAGAAACATGAAAACCAG AAAAACGGACGTTTTCTTTCCAAAGTTCAAGCTAGATCAGAAGTATGAGGTACAAGAACTCCTTAAGCAGATGGGCATGAGAGCAATATTCTCACCCTGGGCCGATCTGAGTGAACTCTCAGGTCCAGCAAGGAATCTGAAGGTGTCTAAG ATTTTGCAGAGAACAGTAATTGATGTCAATGAGAGAGGAACCGAAGCAGCGGCTGGAACAGCATCAGAAATTGTGGCCTACTCAATGCCCACAATCATCAGAATAGATCGTCCGTTCCACTTCATGATCTATGAAGAGACATCTAAAAGTCTGCTCTTCCTCGGCAGGGTGGCTGACCCATCTCTTCTATAA